A window of the Coprobacter fastidiosus genome harbors these coding sequences:
- the galE gene encoding UDP-glucose 4-epimerase GalE, with translation MKGKILVTGGAGYIGSHTTVELQNAGYEVVIVDNLSNSSESVIDGIEKISGVRPVFMKLDCNDKAGMEKLFEEQKNIKGIIHFAASKAVGESVQKPLLYYRNNIDSLLTLMELMPRYGVDALVFSSSCTVYGQPDVLPVDENAPIKPAMSPYGNTKQINEEIIRDTIYSGVPYKAIILRYFNPIGAHPTAEIGELPNGVPQNLIPFVTQTAMGIREQLSVFGDDYNTPDGSCIRDYINVVDLAKAHVVAVDRMLTGKSLENVETFNLGTGRGLSVLELIKTFEKVTGQKLNYKIVGRREGDIEQVWANPEKANNVLGWKAEESIEDTLASAWKWQLRLREKGIM, from the coding sequence ATGAAAGGGAAAATTTTAGTTACAGGTGGTGCCGGGTATATCGGTTCGCATACTACGGTAGAATTGCAGAATGCCGGTTATGAAGTGGTTATCGTAGATAATCTTTCTAATTCAAGTGAAAGCGTAATCGACGGTATTGAGAAAATTTCGGGTGTGCGTCCTGTTTTCATGAAATTGGATTGCAATGATAAGGCCGGCATGGAAAAGCTTTTCGAGGAGCAGAAGAATATAAAAGGTATTATTCATTTTGCAGCCAGTAAGGCTGTCGGTGAATCGGTACAGAAACCGTTGTTGTATTATCGTAATAATATCGATTCTTTGCTTACGCTCATGGAGCTGATGCCTCGATATGGAGTTGATGCTTTGGTTTTTTCCTCTTCATGTACCGTGTACGGTCAGCCGGATGTGCTTCCGGTTGATGAAAATGCACCTATAAAACCGGCAATGTCTCCTTATGGGAATACAAAACAAATAAATGAAGAAATAATTCGTGATACGATTTATTCGGGTGTCCCTTATAAAGCCATTATATTGCGTTATTTTAATCCGATAGGAGCTCATCCTACTGCAGAGATTGGCGAATTGCCGAATGGAGTGCCCCAGAATCTTATTCCTTTTGTTACCCAGACAGCTATGGGGATTCGAGAACAATTGAGTGTGTTCGGTGATGATTACAATACACCTGACGGTTCTTGTATTCGTGATTATATAAATGTTGTCGATTTGGCGAAAGCGCATGTCGTAGCTGTGGATCGTATGCTTACCGGAAAATCTCTTGAGAATGTAGAAACATTCAATTTGGGTACAGGTCGGGGACTTTCTGTATTGGAGCTGATAAAGACTTTCGAGAAGGTGACAGGGCAAAAGTTGAATTATAAGATTGTCGGTCGTCGAGAAGGTGATATTGAACAAGTGTGGGCTAATCCTGAAAAGGCGAATAACGTGCTGGGATGGAAAGCGGAAGAGTCTATCGAGGATACGTTAGCTTCTGCGTGGAAATGGCAATTGCGTTTGCGTGAAAAAGGAATTATGTAA
- the rbr gene encoding rubrerythrin, with amino-acid sequence MEKSIKGTKTEQNLLKSFAGESQARSRYTFFASVAKKEGYEQIAGVFMETAEQEKEHAKKFFKYLEGGMVEITASYPAGVISTTVENLKAAADGENEEWADLYPEFARIAEEEGFPAIAVTFKMVAKVEAEHEARYRKLLARVESGKFFEEDEEIEWQCRNCGYVHKGKKAPEKCPACAHPQAYFERKKNNY; translated from the coding sequence ATGGAAAAGAGTATTAAGGGAACAAAAACAGAACAGAATTTGTTAAAGTCATTTGCAGGAGAATCTCAGGCAAGAAGCCGATATACGTTCTTTGCAAGTGTGGCAAAAAAAGAAGGTTATGAACAAATTGCCGGAGTATTTATGGAAACGGCAGAACAGGAAAAGGAGCATGCAAAAAAATTCTTCAAATATCTTGAAGGGGGTATGGTCGAGATTACTGCATCTTATCCGGCCGGTGTTATTTCTACTACGGTTGAAAATCTGAAGGCAGCAGCTGACGGAGAAAATGAAGAATGGGCAGATTTATATCCTGAGTTCGCTCGAATTGCTGAAGAAGAAGGCTTTCCTGCTATTGCGGTAACATTTAAGATGGTTGCTAAAGTAGAAGCCGAACATGAAGCTCGTTATCGTAAATTGTTGGCAAGAGTAGAATCCGGAAAATTCTTTGAAGAAGATGAAGAAATAGAATGGCAATGCCGCAATTGCGGATATGTACATAAAGGCAAGAAAGCTCCGGAAAAATGTCCGGCATGTGCTCATCCGCAAGCTTATTTCGAGCGGAAAAAGAATAATTATTAA
- the pth gene encoding aminoacyl-tRNA hydrolase, which produces MKYLIVGLGNIGPEYENTRHNIGFRVLDALAKASNLVFTDKRYGEICELKIKGRTLILLKPSTYMNLSGNAVRYWLQKENIPVENLLVIVDDLALPFGSLRLKPRGSDAGHNGLKHIQQILGSDNYARLRFGIGNDFSKGQQVNYVLGSFPEEQEKELPARLERAGEIIKSFCLAGIQLTMTQFNNK; this is translated from the coding sequence ATGAAATATTTGATTGTGGGATTGGGTAATATCGGACCAGAATATGAAAATACCCGTCACAACATAGGATTCAGAGTATTGGACGCTTTAGCTAAAGCGTCCAATCTCGTTTTTACAGACAAAAGGTATGGCGAAATCTGCGAATTAAAAATCAAAGGACGCACATTAATCTTGTTAAAGCCGTCTACGTATATGAATTTGAGCGGAAATGCCGTACGTTATTGGCTGCAAAAAGAAAACATTCCGGTAGAAAATTTATTGGTAATAGTGGATGATTTAGCATTACCCTTCGGTAGTCTGCGTTTAAAGCCCCGAGGTAGCGATGCCGGTCATAACGGTCTGAAACATATTCAACAAATATTAGGGAGTGACAATTACGCCCGACTTCGATTCGGAATCGGGAATGATTTTTCTAAAGGACAACAAGTCAACTACGTATTAGGAAGCTTCCCCGAAGAACAAGAAAAAGAATTACCCGCCCGTCTCGAACGTGCAGGAGAGATCATAAAAAGTTTCTGTCTGGCAGGCATACAACTGACCATGACACAATTCAACAATAAGTAA
- a CDS encoding Fur family transcriptional regulator produces the protein MRVNEIIELFQSKGVKATPQRISVYEALLSLKHPSAEAVLERVRSILPTVTVATVYNTLDCFAKAGVIERVLTVDNKMYFDTNLSRHYHLYSEETHEIQDFYDNELSELIRTFIQNRKIPGFELKDVKVQLIGNIENY, from the coding sequence ATGAGGGTAAATGAAATCATAGAATTATTTCAATCAAAAGGGGTAAAGGCGACACCTCAGCGTATATCTGTGTATGAAGCTTTGTTATCTCTTAAGCATCCTTCTGCAGAAGCAGTGCTTGAGAGGGTAAGAAGTATCTTACCGACTGTAACTGTCGCTACGGTTTATAATACGTTAGATTGTTTTGCAAAAGCTGGAGTGATAGAAAGAGTATTGACTGTTGATAATAAAATGTATTTCGATACGAATCTAAGCCGGCATTATCATTTATATAGTGAAGAAACTCATGAGATACAGGATTTTTATGATAATGAGTTGTCCGAATTGATTCGGACATTTATACAAAATAGAAAAATTCCCGGATTTGAGTTGAAGGATGTGAAAGTACAATTGATAGGAAATATAGAGAATTACTAA
- the rpiB gene encoding ribose 5-phosphate isomerase B — protein sequence MSILKKNIPVGLASDHAGFEMKQFIKQFLIEKGIEIKDFGTFSCESVDYPDFAHPLANAIESGECYPGFAFCGSGNGINMTLNKHQKIRAALCWNEEIGKLARLHNDANICVMPGRFIKNEEAEKIAETFLNTEFEGGRHQRRIDKIPVK from the coding sequence ATGAGCATCCTCAAAAAAAATATTCCGGTAGGTCTTGCAAGTGATCATGCTGGTTTTGAAATGAAACAATTTATCAAACAATTTTTAATCGAAAAAGGAATCGAAATTAAAGATTTCGGTACATTTTCTTGTGAAAGTGTCGATTATCCAGATTTTGCTCATCCTCTTGCTAATGCAATAGAATCAGGAGAGTGTTACCCGGGATTTGCATTCTGCGGGAGCGGAAACGGCATTAACATGACATTAAATAAACACCAAAAAATCAGAGCTGCCCTTTGCTGGAATGAAGAGATAGGAAAGCTTGCCCGCCTTCATAATGATGCAAATATTTGCGTAATGCCGGGTAGATTTATAAAAAACGAAGAAGCCGAAAAAATCGCTGAAACATTCTTAAATACAGAATTTGAAGGAGGAAGACATCAAAGACGTATAGATAAAATTCCTGTAAAATAA
- a CDS encoding GDSL-type esterase/lipase family protein, giving the protein MKNSTYLLLSLLFCCMSAFPKEITIHTIGDSTMESKPEDTESNPNGQRGWAQMLQQFVTNGATVNNRSKSGTSSKSFYEAKDDNNNYRFWATVKPQIKEGDYVIIQFGHNDEKDGGEEGEIGTNPWKSYTEYLTKYVTEVRELNAIPILFTPIVRNYFESDGKTITARGAHNLGMGSDGKELDYVAAMKKVAENTNCLLVDHTALTKKVCEEYGKTKSTELIYNVGDGTHLGEYGATLYARLAVQELIKQNILTEYLNADPELILSSPEYNFGKCYANTVNIHSFSVSGIDLDPVNGNVTITVPSEFSISKEQDGNYTQQITIPYENGNLSITPFFVKYAPEDTGISTGNITVSNGKNTKFIALKGECVSFEGGIKAKAFWELSKNENSISEGPITVLPETLKNMFTDRYAKPGSTTIWEDNRIDGETKTQRNIIEGRTWPAGEIDIVHDRYIQFGVKATKGSVFNVDSIGLYVGGSGSNGIRFKVYYCKNELFGDDAVMIADRQNNTSNTMYPISHKNIIEVKSEESLYIRIYPWLNNGGDSKSICLYGVTISGVVTEESTDGITTSIIENNIFCYPSKTSGTTTLNYVTTECSDVLIDIFSIDGKKLNSYRKDSLPAGQHQQQINLEGLNNGIYICSLTSNTDRKAIRLIKE; this is encoded by the coding sequence ATGAAAAACTCAACTTATCTACTATTAAGTTTATTATTTTGTTGCATGTCTGCATTCCCTAAAGAAATTACAATTCATACCATCGGAGATTCTACGATGGAGAGCAAACCAGAGGATACGGAAAGTAATCCGAACGGACAAAGAGGATGGGCACAAATGTTACAGCAGTTTGTAACAAACGGTGCAACAGTAAATAACAGATCTAAAAGCGGAACTAGTTCCAAATCTTTTTATGAAGCCAAAGACGACAACAATAATTATCGTTTTTGGGCAACCGTGAAACCTCAGATCAAAGAAGGAGATTATGTTATTATTCAATTCGGACATAACGATGAAAAAGATGGAGGAGAAGAAGGTGAAATAGGAACCAATCCATGGAAAAGTTACACGGAATATCTGACTAAATATGTAACGGAGGTAAGAGAGCTAAATGCTATTCCGATATTATTCACCCCTATTGTACGCAACTATTTTGAAAGTGACGGAAAAACAATTACAGCACGAGGAGCCCATAATCTCGGTATGGGTTCGGACGGAAAAGAACTCGACTATGTCGCAGCCATGAAAAAGGTTGCAGAAAACACGAATTGTCTTTTGGTCGATCATACAGCTCTTACCAAAAAAGTTTGTGAAGAATACGGAAAAACTAAATCGACAGAACTCATTTACAACGTAGGAGACGGTACACATTTAGGAGAATACGGAGCTACTTTATATGCTCGTTTAGCAGTACAAGAATTAATAAAACAAAATATTCTGACAGAATATCTGAATGCAGATCCCGAATTAATATTAAGTAGTCCTGAATATAATTTTGGAAAATGCTATGCTAACACCGTCAATATTCATTCCTTTTCGGTAAGTGGAATCGATTTAGATCCGGTAAACGGGAATGTAACAATAACCGTTCCCTCAGAATTCAGTATATCAAAAGAGCAAGACGGCAACTATACTCAGCAGATAACCATACCCTATGAAAATGGCAACCTCAGCATTACTCCATTTTTTGTAAAATATGCACCTGAAGATACAGGTATCTCAACAGGAAATATTACAGTAAGTAACGGAAAGAACACGAAATTCATCGCCTTAAAAGGTGAATGTGTCTCTTTCGAAGGAGGTATCAAAGCAAAAGCATTTTGGGAATTATCAAAAAACGAAAACAGTATATCCGAAGGACCTATTACAGTATTACCTGAAACATTAAAAAACATGTTTACCGATAGGTATGCAAAACCGGGAAGCACAACAATATGGGAAGATAATCGCATCGATGGAGAAACAAAAACTCAACGTAATATTATCGAAGGAAGAACGTGGCCTGCTGGAGAAATAGACATCGTACATGACCGCTACATTCAATTCGGAGTTAAAGCGACTAAAGGAAGTGTTTTTAATGTCGATTCTATCGGATTATATGTAGGAGGATCTGGGAGCAATGGGATACGATTCAAAGTATATTATTGTAAAAACGAACTTTTCGGCGATGATGCCGTGATGATTGCAGACAGACAAAATAATACAAGCAATACTATGTATCCGATCTCTCACAAAAACATTATTGAAGTAAAAAGTGAAGAATCTTTATATATCAGAATCTACCCTTGGTTGAACAATGGAGGAGACAGTAAATCTATCTGTCTATACGGAGTTACGATAAGCGGAGTGGTTACAGAAGAAAGTACCGACGGAATAACGACTTCTATCATCGAGAATAACATATTCTGCTATCCCTCGAAAACTTCAGGTACAACCACACTCAATTATGTTACAACCGAATGTTCAGATGTTCTTATCGATATTTTTTCTATTGACGGGAAAAAACTCAATAGCTACAGAAAAGATTCTCTACCAGCCGGACAACATCAACAACAAATTAATCTGGAAGGGTTGAATAACGGCATATATATTTGTTCACTTACTAGCAACACAGACCGAAAGGCAATCCGACTGATAAAAGAATAA
- a CDS encoding 50S ribosomal protein L25/general stress protein Ctc, whose translation MKTFQLEGTPRTDLGKKAVKALRKQNLIPAVLNGGQLVTLPYDNALKAGEKVVEIANNQALIVTDFTVSTESVRKLVYTPEIFAIDLTIGDKKTKAVIKDIQFHPVTDAILHMDFLEVNEQKPIIMEVPVALEGHSEGVKAGGKLSLEMRKLKVKAIYSQIPEKLVINIDNLGLGKTIQVGELHFEGLELMNAKNAVVCAVKLTRAARGLQAKSGK comes from the coding sequence ATGAAAACATTTCAATTAGAAGGAACTCCCAGAACCGATTTGGGAAAGAAAGCAGTAAAAGCTTTACGTAAACAAAATCTTATCCCTGCTGTTTTAAACGGCGGACAACTTGTAACCCTGCCTTATGATAATGCTCTTAAAGCTGGTGAAAAAGTAGTAGAAATTGCAAACAATCAAGCTTTGATCGTAACGGATTTCACTGTATCTACAGAATCTGTACGAAAATTAGTTTATACTCCCGAAATTTTCGCTATCGATCTGACTATCGGTGACAAAAAAACCAAAGCCGTTATAAAAGATATTCAATTCCATCCGGTAACCGATGCAATCCTTCACATGGATTTTCTTGAAGTTAATGAACAAAAACCCATTATTATGGAAGTTCCCGTGGCTCTTGAAGGACATTCAGAAGGTGTTAAAGCCGGTGGTAAATTGAGCCTCGAAATGAGAAAATTGAAAGTAAAAGCTATCTATTCTCAGATTCCTGAAAAGTTGGTTATCAACATCGATAATTTAGGTTTAGGCAAAACTATACAGGTAGGAGAACTTCACTTCGAAGGTCTTGAATTGATGAATGCTAAAAATGCAGTTGTTTGTGCTGTTAAACTAACAAGAGCAGCTCGCGGTTTGCAAGCAAAAAGCGGTAAATAA
- a CDS encoding DUF4491 family protein, producing the protein MEFLEEYHLLGLVIGVSTFLIIGLFHPIVVKVEYYWGTRYWWVFLLLGILGVAGSLITDNVLFAALLGVFSFSSFWTIKEIFEQEERVRKGWFPKNPNRVYSWDNESNKTE; encoded by the coding sequence ATGGAGTTTTTAGAAGAGTATCATTTATTGGGATTGGTTATCGGGGTTTCTACATTTTTAATTATAGGTTTGTTTCATCCTATAGTAGTGAAAGTTGAATATTATTGGGGAACTCGTTATTGGTGGGTGTTTTTACTGTTGGGTATTTTAGGTGTGGCAGGTTCTTTGATAACAGATAATGTATTGTTCGCTGCTTTGCTCGGAGTTTTTTCTTTTTCATCGTTTTGGACTATAAAAGAAATATTTGAACAGGAAGAACGGGTACGGAAAGGATGGTTTCCTAAGAATCCGAATAGAGTGTATTCTTGGGATAATGAATCAAATAAAACGGAGTAA
- a CDS encoding catalase, with protein MKEKEKIQLTTQAGVPVADNQNILTAGERGPALLQNVWYMEKLGHFNRERIPERVVHAKGSGAYGNLTVTEDITRYTKAALFSEVGKKTDLFLRFSTVAGERGAADTERDVRGFAVKFYTEEGNWDLVGNNTPVFFIRDPLKFPDFIHTQKRDPKTNLRSNTAMWDFWSLSPETLHQVMILMSDRGIPQDYRHMHGFGSHTYSFINAEGERFWVKFHFKSLQGIANFTDSEAASIVAKDREYSQRDLFENIAKGNFPKWRFCIQIMTEDEARNRKENPFDLTKVWSQKEYPLIDVGILELNRNPENYFAEVEQAAFNPASVVPGISFSPDKMLQGRLFAYADAARYRLGVNSDTIPVNKPICPVHNYHRDGYMRVDGNNGAQVNYEPNSFGGPTDDGKFNEPPLTLDGDAWNYDNRKDKDYYSQPGALYRLVPDDEKLRIHSNVAAAMQGVPEEIQIRAVARFYQADENCGKGIAEQLAICLDSVLDEVKRQKELGY; from the coding sequence ATGAAAGAAAAGGAAAAGATTCAATTAACTACTCAAGCAGGTGTCCCTGTTGCGGATAATCAGAATATTCTGACTGCTGGAGAGAGAGGTCCTGCTTTGTTGCAAAATGTCTGGTATATGGAGAAGTTGGGGCATTTTAACCGAGAACGTATTCCAGAACGGGTGGTACACGCAAAAGGCTCAGGAGCATATGGAAATTTAACCGTTACCGAGGATATAACCCGATATACGAAAGCAGCTCTATTTTCTGAGGTAGGTAAAAAAACAGATCTTTTCCTTCGCTTTTCTACTGTTGCCGGAGAACGAGGTGCGGCAGATACCGAACGGGATGTACGTGGATTTGCTGTTAAGTTTTATACGGAGGAAGGAAATTGGGATTTAGTAGGAAACAATACTCCAGTATTTTTTATCAGAGACCCGTTAAAATTTCCTGATTTTATTCATACACAGAAGAGAGATCCGAAAACTAATCTGCGTAGCAATACTGCCATGTGGGATTTTTGGAGCCTTTCTCCTGAAACTCTGCATCAGGTGATGATTTTGATGAGCGATCGGGGTATTCCTCAAGATTATCGTCACATGCATGGTTTCGGAAGCCATACTTATAGTTTTATTAATGCTGAAGGAGAGCGTTTTTGGGTGAAATTCCATTTTAAAAGTTTACAAGGCATTGCTAATTTCACCGATTCGGAGGCTGCGTCTATTGTTGCAAAGGATCGTGAATACTCACAGCGAGACCTATTTGAAAATATTGCGAAAGGAAATTTCCCCAAATGGCGTTTCTGCATTCAGATAATGACAGAAGATGAGGCTCGTAACCGAAAAGAAAATCCGTTTGATTTGACGAAAGTGTGGAGTCAAAAAGAGTATCCTTTGATCGATGTCGGAATTCTTGAGTTGAACCGGAATCCGGAAAACTATTTTGCAGAAGTTGAGCAAGCTGCATTCAATCCGGCAAGTGTCGTTCCGGGAATTTCGTTTTCTCCGGATAAGATGTTGCAAGGACGTTTGTTCGCTTATGCTGATGCGGCACGTTATCGTTTAGGAGTGAATTCGGATACGATACCGGTAAATAAGCCTATATGTCCTGTTCATAATTATCATCGTGACGGTTATATGCGAGTTGATGGAAATAATGGCGCTCAGGTTAATTATGAACCGAATAGTTTCGGAGGACCGACGGATGACGGGAAATTCAATGAACCTCCTTTGACTTTAGATGGAGATGCTTGGAATTATGATAACCGGAAGGATAAGGATTATTATTCTCAGCCCGGAGCATTATACAGGCTTGTGCCTGACGATGAAAAGTTGCGGATTCATTCTAATGTAGCGGCGGCTATGCAGGGAGTTCCAGAAGAGATACAGATACGGGCTGTAGCCCGTTTTTATCAAGCTGATGAAAATTGCGGCAAAGGTATAGCCGAACAGCTCGCTATTTGCCTTGATTCGGTTTTGGATGAAGTTAAACGGCAAAAAGAGTTAGGTTATTGA
- a CDS encoding ion transporter, producing the protein MIMDLQKRKELKKKLYTIIFKTDTEEGKRFDIILLNVILLSVILAAIESVVAFNARYALPFRICEWIITILFTIEYATRIYCSPNRKKYIFSVYGIIDLLSILPFFIGILYSSTHYLIVIRALRLLRIFRILKLTHFLKEGNHLVDSLRRSVKKIMIFTYFIMILVTILGALMYLVEGSVNPSFSNIPKSIYWAVVTITTVGYGDITPITFLGQTISVIVMLLGYSILAVPTGIISSELIKPLRKKNITCPNCGENKHEADASYCKNCGTFLPHNNNNLS; encoded by the coding sequence ATGATCATGGATCTGCAAAAACGTAAAGAATTAAAAAAGAAACTATACACCATCATATTCAAAACCGATACGGAAGAAGGAAAGAGATTCGATATCATCTTACTGAACGTAATCCTTCTCAGCGTTATATTGGCAGCAATAGAAAGTGTAGTCGCATTCAACGCTCGATACGCACTCCCATTCCGTATCTGCGAGTGGATTATAACCATACTGTTTACTATCGAATATGCAACCCGTATTTACTGCAGTCCGAATCGAAAAAAATATATTTTTTCAGTTTATGGAATCATTGACCTCTTATCTATTTTACCGTTCTTCATCGGTATCCTGTACAGTAGTACTCACTATCTTATCGTTATTCGTGCCTTACGTCTTCTTCGTATCTTCAGAATACTAAAACTAACGCATTTTTTAAAAGAAGGCAACCATTTGGTCGATTCTTTACGAAGAAGCGTAAAAAAGATCATGATATTTACCTACTTCATCATGATTCTCGTAACGATATTAGGAGCTTTGATGTATTTGGTCGAAGGAAGTGTAAATCCTTCTTTCTCCAACATTCCCAAAAGCATATATTGGGCAGTCGTCACTATCACGACCGTAGGATACGGAGATATAACGCCTATCACATTCTTAGGTCAGACAATTTCAGTCATCGTCATGTTACTCGGATACTCGATACTGGCCGTTCCTACCGGTATTATTTCTTCAGAATTGATCAAACCTTTACGAAAAAAGAACATTACTTGTCCTAATTGCGGAGAGAATAAGCATGAGGCAGATGCTTCTTATTGTAAAAATTGCGGGACATTCTTACCTCATAACAATAACAACCTGTCATAA
- a CDS encoding RNA-binding S4 domain-containing protein has product MEKENEVRIDKWMWATRIFKTRTIATEACKKGRVSIGNVSVKPSRTIKAGEIIQVRKPPVTYSFKVLALTEKRMGAKLVPEYLENVTPQEQYDILEMNRISGFINRSKGLGRPTKREGRELKKFTEGDFFDDGFDFDFDFDDYEEND; this is encoded by the coding sequence ATGGAAAAAGAAAATGAAGTTCGAATAGACAAATGGATGTGGGCTACACGCATTTTCAAAACACGTACAATTGCAACCGAAGCTTGTAAGAAAGGGCGAGTCTCTATCGGAAACGTCTCGGTAAAACCATCCCGTACAATAAAAGCAGGTGAAATCATCCAAGTACGGAAACCTCCTGTCACTTACTCTTTTAAAGTATTGGCTCTGACCGAAAAGAGGATGGGAGCAAAACTTGTCCCGGAATACCTTGAAAACGTTACACCGCAAGAACAATACGATATACTGGAAATGAACCGTATCAGCGGATTCATAAATCGGAGCAAAGGACTGGGAAGACCGACAAAACGAGAAGGAAGGGAACTGAAAAAGTTTACCGAAGGAGATTTTTTTGATGACGGATTCGACTTTGATTTTGATTTTGACGATTACGAAGAAAACGATTAA
- a CDS encoding branched-chain amino acid aminotransferase, with protein sequence MKMKTIDWANLSFGYMPTDYNVRYNYRNGSWGELEISSSEYINMHMAATCLHYGQEAFEGLKAFRGKDEKIRVFRLDENAARLQSTCRGILMPELSTEKFRDAILKVIKLNERFVPPYESGASLYIRPLLIGTGAQVGVHPASEYMFIVFVTPVGPYFKGGFSTNPYVIIRQYDRSAPLGTGVYKVGGNYAASLRANKMAHDMGYSCEFYLDAKEKKYIDECGAANFFGIKNNTYVTPLSTSILPSITNKSLMTLAEEMGLTVERRQIPEEELDTFEEAGACGTAAVISPIQRIDDPEKNRSYIISKDGKPGKICTQLYNKLRAIQYGDEPDKYGWVTIVE encoded by the coding sequence ATAAAAATGAAAACTATCGATTGGGCTAATTTATCATTCGGTTACATGCCGACCGATTACAATGTACGGTACAATTACCGGAACGGAAGTTGGGGCGAACTTGAAATAAGTAGCAGCGAATATATCAATATGCACATGGCAGCCACTTGCCTGCATTATGGACAAGAAGCTTTTGAAGGATTAAAAGCTTTTCGCGGAAAAGACGAGAAAATACGAGTATTTCGTCTTGATGAAAATGCGGCACGGCTGCAAAGTACTTGCAGAGGAATTTTAATGCCTGAACTATCTACGGAAAAATTCCGTGACGCTATCCTTAAAGTCATAAAACTGAATGAACGGTTCGTTCCGCCTTATGAAAGCGGAGCGTCTCTTTACATCAGACCATTATTAATCGGAACAGGTGCACAAGTAGGTGTACATCCGGCAAGCGAATATATGTTCATCGTATTTGTCACACCGGTAGGGCCATACTTTAAAGGTGGATTTTCAACTAATCCTTACGTCATTATCCGTCAATATGATCGCTCAGCACCATTAGGTACAGGAGTTTATAAAGTCGGAGGAAATTATGCTGCCAGTTTACGGGCCAATAAAATGGCACACGACATGGGATATTCCTGCGAATTTTATTTAGATGCAAAAGAAAAAAAATATATCGACGAGTGTGGTGCTGCTAATTTTTTCGGGATTAAAAACAATACGTACGTAACTCCGTTATCTACTTCTATCCTACCGTCTATTACCAATAAAAGCCTAATGACATTGGCAGAAGAAATGGGCTTGACCGTCGAACGCCGTCAAATTCCGGAAGAAGAATTAGATACTTTCGAAGAAGCGGGAGCTTGCGGTACTGCTGCAGTTATCAGTCCGATACAACGTATCGACGATCCTGAAAAAAATCGGTCATATATTATTTCTAAAGACGGAAAACCGGGTAAAATATGCACCCAATTATACAATAAACTCCGGGCCATACAATATGGAGATGAACCGGACAAATATGGTTGGGTAACTATCGTCGAATAA